From a region of the Gossypium raimondii isolate GPD5lz chromosome 10, ASM2569854v1, whole genome shotgun sequence genome:
- the LOC105775240 gene encoding protein LAZY 1, giving the protein MKFLGWMQHKFQQSNIEPFKDFRIGNYCTCLSAYSSFNEQGSHPKSTSSGGYGSRYTTQRKQESENSTDFKAGEVDNFGDDTSTDFLTIGTLASEWAIGEPVTPRFTMFLENITEEKTEVTENDLKVINDELEKFLGPEAEEHGSHESSGRNSLVSAIALNGEPTQEVSAEEYGKAIVCPLQGYLFGSSIELPETRFQVKKEKATLAELFYGTKIAEESTMEKCGKEEMQTKQTIKPLKHFIKKILKMVHASSRSSISFTKETNPVSTKKKLQKVSLLSSGAGFSNNFISILKEEDLNNEKSNGASLPSENTYFVALILVKKSTIIKEYKEQKVQESCMPIP; this is encoded by the exons ATGAAG TTTCTAGGATGGATGCAGCATAAGTTTCAGCAAAGTAATATTGAGCCTTTCAAGGATTTCAGAATTG GGAACTACTGCACCTGTCTTTCAGCTTATTCATCCTTCAATGAGCAAGGCTCCCATCCTAAGTCAACTTCCAGCGGTGGATATGGATCAAGATACACAACCCAGCGCAAACAGGAAAGTGAAAACTCCACAGATTTCAAAGCTGGTGAAGTAGACAACTTTGGAGATGACACATCCACTGATTTTCTGACCATTGGAACTCTGGCATCCGAGTGGGCTATTGGCGAGCCTGTAACACCAAGATTCACCATGTTTTTGGAAAACATAACCGAAGAAAAAACAGAGGTGACAGAAAATGATTTGAAGGTCATCAATGATGAACTGGAGAAGTTCCTTGGGCCTGAAGCTGAAGAACATGGGTCTCATGAATCATCAGGAAGGAACAGTCTGGTTAGCGCAATTGCACTTAATGGTGAGCCAACGCAAGAAGTGAGTGCTGAAGAATATGGGAAGGCAATTGTTTGTCCACTTCAAGGATATCTGTTTGGGTCTTCGATAGAACTTCCAGAAACAAGATTTCaggtaaagaaagaaaaggcaACACTTGCAGAACTGTTCTACGGTACAAAAATTGCAGAAGAGAGTACTATGGAAAAATGTGGGAAAGAGGAAATGCAGACCAAACAAACAATTAAACCTCTCAAACATTTCATCAAGAAGATTCTGAAAATGGTTCATGCTTCTTCAAGGAGTTCTATCTCTTTCACCAAAGAAACTAATCCTGTTTCAACCAAGAAAAAACTCCAAAAGGTGAGTCTTCTGTCTTCAGGGGCTGGATTCTCTAACAACTTTATAAGCATTTTAAAGGAGGAGGACCTCAATAATGAAAAATCCAATGGTGCATCCCTGCCTTCTGAAAACACATATTTTGTAGCATTGATATTAGTCAAAAAGTCTACAATAATTAAAGAGTATAAGGAGCAGAAGGTACAAGAATCATGTATGCCCATACCATAA